The genomic segment AGCTGTCCGGGCTCTGAACGATCGGTTCAGCGGCGCTCCTACTTTGCGTCGGGCTCGCCTCGCCCCGGGCGCTATCGAGCTGCCGCTTCCCCGATGATTTACCGCTGCGCTGTGACATACAAGGCGCAAAGGGCGCGAAGGACGCAAAGAAGAGCATGATGAATGAGGCCCCGGTGCGCGGAGTAATCCTCCATGCGCATCGGGGCCTCGTCATTGCTTTGGGAACGGCAACTGCCACCGCAGTTCCCCTCAGAATCGTCGCTCATCGAGCGCCTGACGCTCGCCCGCGGCACCGACCTCTTTGCGTCCTTCGCGCCCTTTGCGCCTTCGCGTCAGAGCTTCTGCTGTTCGGAAGGCGTAGACGCCTGTCGAGGGCGCCCGATGACGATCGTGATGTTGTCGGTCCCGCCCGCGTCGAGCGCATCCTGCAGCAGCGCCTCGCACGCCTGCTTCGCGGACGTCATGGTGCGCAGCCGCTCGGCAATGCGCTCGTCGGACACGTGCTTGGTGAGCCCGTCGCTGCAGAGCAGGCCGACCTGGTCCCACACCTGCTCGAAACGCGTGATCACCGGCGCGGCTTCCTCGCCGCCGATCGCGCTCGAGAGCACGTGCGACAGCGGCGACCGCAGCGCCTGCGTCTCCGTCAGCACGCCGGCGTCCACCAGGTCCTGCACCACCGTCTGGTCGCGCGAGATCTGGCGCAGCACACCCTCGCGCAGGATGTAGCAACGGCTGTCACCCACCTGGAGCAGGTAGGCGTGCGGCCACACACCCAGCCACAGGGTCATCGTCGTGGCCATGCCACGGGCGTCCGGGTCGCCGCTCGCGCGCTCGCGCGCCACCTCCTCGTGCACCCGCATCACCGCCGTGTTCAGCGCCTGCCCGAGGTCGTTCAGGTCCGCCTCGTCCGAACGGTAGAAGCACTTCGAGCAGGCCGAGACGTAGTGCAGGATCCGCTCGACCGCGTGCCGGCTCGCCTCACCCCCCATCACGCTGCTGCCCACCCCGTCGGCCACCACCGCCAGCAGCGCCATCCGGTCGCTGCTCGACTTCGCGTCCGAGGCCGGGAGGCTCGTCTGCAGCACCGACACCTCGCGCCGCAGC from the Gemmatimonadaceae bacterium genome contains:
- a CDS encoding serine/threonine-protein phosphatase, with translation MSAESATQAPVQRKPLDSEIDVHGVTHTGNVRSENQDHFLISSLRREVSVLQTSLPASDAKSSSDRMALLAVVADGVGSSVMGGEASRHAVERILHYVSACSKCFYRSDEADLNDLGQALNTAVMRVHEEVARERASGDPDARGMATTMTLWLGVWPHAYLLQVGDSRCYILREGVLRQISRDQTVVQDLVDAGVLTETQALRSPLSHVLSSAIGGEEAAPVITRFEQVWDQVGLLCSDGLTKHVSDERIAERLRTMTSAKQACEALLQDALDAGGTDNITIVIGRPRQASTPSEQQKL